The DNA window GTGATGGCCAAAAAGAAGTGAAGATACGACGAGCGAAACTATCAGTGGTTGTTAGTGCAACTAGCCGAGCAGAAATGAATCAGATTAATGAGACACAAAAGGACATAGACAGACAcacataaattaataattgatCCAACTGAATAATTCCTAAGATTGATTAAATTTAGTTACTCTTTAGCGTAAATGATTTTTAAACCAGCCAACGCCGAAGGATAAAACCATCAGAAGTGTTAATCGGTTAATGAAATAGATCGAAGTCTAGTTTTAAGCtgtggcagtggcaaatgTATTTGTATCTCTAGCCGCGTATgcaacatatatgtatgtgcatatatgtacatatgcgaAATTTGGCAATGTGTAAATTTAGTTAAAAATGTGAAGAATCATTACGGATGTAAAACAATGGCTAAATGAGACAACAAAAACACACCTAAACACAAATAGAAAATGCAATGAATAATTTTTGTACTGCTGAAAGAGAAACGAGAAAGTGGAAAACATGAGAACATTAACGTTAAGTGTACAATTTTGCATTAGGTAATGAATAAGTTTGTAATGCATTAgtaattaaatacaataaaatgttCAGCTAATCACATGGAAAGCAAAAGCAACCCAAACTACAAATGCAAccaacataaacaaaacaaaaaacaaaacaaaaaacgaagtTACGAATATGCAATTGGAAATATGCATTCAAATGGAAATTCGGCCAGCGgcaaaaaaacattttacgCTTCGGTTAATCGCTCCACACAAATGTAGACACGCCACGCCTCATTTTCTATAGAATCCGCCCGCCCACATTATATAACACCCCCACCCAACTGACCATCAATCGCTTTTGGTTTGCGCAGTAGAAATCGGGTTATGGGAGCTCGTCTTAGACGACATTCGTATACCCTTCACGAAGTGCCCCAAGTTGAGAGAATTTGGTCAAATTTCAATCGGGAAATTTCTCTTATTTGCATTACTCAATGTTGACTtattggttttctttttgatCGAGTAAATAAACCGAATATTTGTTGTGTAGTGAAggttaaaatgtttaaaggATAATTCAATAATGAACGTTTTTTGACTGTGATCATTTGAATGatatatagaggaatatgatATTATTGAGTATTGTTGTTGACAACAAAAAATTACGAAAAGCAATTAACTTCTCGATCATGATTCAATCATCCGCCATCCATCATCAATCATCAATCAAGGAGCACGCCAGCGCACATTTCGCCTAGAAGTTGCTATACAATTCCCCATCAATTAGCGTAGTGTAGTTAGATCGCAATCCCACTTGGTATTATGGCATTATAGCATTATGATTCTCTTTAATTTCGAGGCtgatcacacacacacacacagacgcacagacactcacgcacacaaacacccCATCGTGCTTGACAATATTTAAGTTCTAAAGGGAGTTTTTCAATCATTCCATCTTAAGGACATTGACACGCTGCGCCCAATTTGTAACTAACCCCGCTTATTCTGTTCCACATTGAGATACAGAGGCTTTGAAAAAGGACGAAACGAGATTGGAGACATTAGGGGATATTGAATGttaacatttatttgtatAAGCTGCAGAACATTGTTGGATTTAGAGGAACCTGCATAGTTTTTTGATATTCATGTAGATACATGTAAATGCCACTCACTAAACTTAAGAGAATGAGGATTTAAAGCTACCGATGGCATCAAGGATAATTGCATTATATTTGTAATATCAAACTGTTCATAGTTAAGACGAGCCTAGCCACAGGATAACAATTAAAGCCAgagaaacacacacaaataacaacaaatgTATATAAGCTGACTAGAAAATTGGTAATGGAAACTTttgaaaccaaaaaaaaaaggaataaaaaaaaaagaacaaaccAAACGAACTCAATGAAGCTACAACAAAGtgcatataattttgatagtTAAGCtaattttaatacattttttaagaTACAGCAAGAGGGCAAAGGTACTACGATACGATAAGTAAACCAACAAATAGGAAAATTCAAACCAACTGAGGAGAAGCCGTGAAAATTATTCCATTTTTACACACCCTCGTTAATTGGTTTTGTTGTTACCGCAGATAATGCAATAAACATTCGCGATATTTCTtactattattgttattatcatTGTTGTTATAATGGAAAATTTGAATTCGAATTGTGTGCACAATGATTTTTTATACACCGCAAATTGGCTTAGTCAGTGCAAggaaattcgtttttttttcataaattCGATCAACTTAAGAGCCTGTCCGGCATTTTGAAGCggacacacaccacacacacgcattaAACAATTGACATTAATTTATACCACATATAACGACGGAGaaataatggaaaataatagAACTAGAACGCATATTGAATTATAAATGAGACATACATATTATTGAAGGAAATTAAAAACGAACATAAGAAAACAGATTCAAACCCTGGCTTTTTAATTCCATCAGCTAAATAACAGAAGACCACGGGATCTCCATGCAAAATCACCAGGCGGCAGAGATTATCCGATGCCATCCGCCGTCCGTCATTCCAGACCGCTGGTTATCCTTAAATGCAAAATGAGTTCAGGGAAGGAACCCCATCACAATCTAGGCGGGGGATTGGGTGGTGCGCCGTGTGGCGACGCAGCCGCGAGTTTACCTCCACCGGcaacaaaatgaaatgaagtgaaatgaaatcaaaggCATCCATCGCTGGTGGAGCCACCAGAAGCCAACGCATAGGGGCACACACGTGCAACATCTCGGCTCAGGGGATTTGGTGGAGATGGGTAGACCATCTACACTGGGCGAAATACCTGGAGCTAGGCAAATCACTGGAAGGCTTTAAACTCTGTTAATAATAAATGttcctaaaagtatgcaagaATATTTTATAACTCCGAAAGTTTTGGGGGAAACAAAGCAAATGCAGCAACCTCTTTTGCTGCATATCCAAGACTCCATTTTcgcaatttcaaatttttcaacAGAGAATTTGCAGTTTCCATAATTCAATGATAAAGTTTTCTAAGAACATCGAGAACTTTTTTCCACCAGTATATCCTTCCCGCGCAGAATTTTGTTTCTGTGCTCATTTCCCCGCCTTATGGGAAAGTTCATCCGCACATCCTTGCCACCAGATGATGTTTACAGTTGAGCTGCAGCATTGGCAAACACAATCTCCATGCCACAATCCCTCGTTGCCCCCACTCCACTGATTTTCCATCGCCTGGTGCGTTTGTTGTGTTCGCGTATGGGAAAAAAGGAACTGCCGTGGTTTCTGCCAGATACCAGAAGCCAGGAACGAAGAAACCAGGATCCAGCAAACAGCAGCCACAGCCTTCGATTCAAGTTGTATGCCCTACGCAACCCGAAAACTGAGTTAGCCCAACTCTGCGGTCGGTTCTCTGTGCTGGAATACTAAAAACATATTGGGTGGGAAAAAGTTTAGGGTGGGAAAGGGAACGATGTCATAACCGTAAGCCCCAGTTGATCCTTCATCGATTAGTGGGGCAGGAAGCGAGTCCCTCATACCGGAAGCTGCCACAAAGTTGCGAGCACAAATCGCTACAAGAACGCAGCTCCCGGGCTACGCGTTTCCTCAACAGGTAACTAGTAGCCAGTGGAAACCTCGTATACACTTGGATACATCAAATATCTAACCTTAAGCTAAAGAAATGGTCTagataaattgaaatatttggtataatcctaatttcatttaaatatctGTAGTATTGAGTTGTGTTACATTTTAATGAACTCATATGAAGACATTGTACCCTGGCCACCAGTGAATACCGTATCCCAGCGATTGATGGCTCGAAAATGCGCAAATTGGAAGGAAGGGCTCCACTTGGCGGAGCAATTGAGAGAACAACGAGCTTAACAAGCTGCCAGAGCACCGGGGGCGCTTTTTGTTTCCAACTGTCctggctgctcctcctccacctgCGCTGCGGATGAGGAGGAGCAAAGCGGCAGGTAGTTGGCACTTCAATTGAACACATTAATGTGTCACTTTCGTCGGATCCCGGAGCGAGTTTCGGTGCGTCGGCAATGCTATAAATCAACACCCACCCCGTCCATCGCCATGGAGAGCTATCGATTAGCCGGGCTCCAACCTTCGGATTGGAGGCGTCAGGCAAATGGCCTGGGCCAGGAGAGGGGCACGAGGATTGGGGGGCAGGCGGATTGAGTCATGAGGCGTGCTGCTGCAGTGAGTGCGACCACCAAAACCTGGACAGGTAGTTCTCCTCGCACCGTGGGCCTAAAATTTATGAACTTGACTTTCGGTTAGCTAACAGCCATCAGCCGGCAAATGGAGACCCCTCCATCCGGCCCAGGCCCGCTCGTCATTGGTTCCGGCCAGACACGAACGGGTATGAAAAGGTTCGCATGACTGCAGGAAATTAccataatttcaatttaagaAATTAAACGAATTCCGTTCTGAGCTGGAGGAAAAAAAGAGAGCAGCGACGACCGTCAAAAGAGTTAAGGTTTAAGGAGTCCTTGCTGTGGGAGCTGCAGATTTGTACAGCTCATAAATGTGGATGAATTCACCTGACAAAGTGGGTGGAAAACCACTTGCTGGCGGGAGcaacttttttatttcatttatttgatGGGGAATGCATTGAATTTGTATTTACACAATAATTGCACTGCGTCACTTTAACATATAGTATATATCCCTAAATTACTATAAAAAATACAACCGtgccaaaaatatattttaacgGTCGATCAAGTTTTTGATTTGAATTCAAAAACAATTGGCACATAAATTCCAATAAGAATCCATTGTAAAGGTGTTAACCCTATTTTTAGAGATTTATTATCGAACCTTTTTGAGGTTAGGCAGAAAAGTGGCACGCTCACAAGACTATCGAGTGACAGAGCACATTTCCAAGGGAGTTGCATTTGCTAAAGATATTCCAGTGACTGACACAATGGACCCACTCCGCCGCAATCCTCTTCTGGAAATTACCAAATGTGAGATGTGCTTCAGATTGGTGTACCATTTCCCGACTGGCCTGTGTGCCCGATGCTTCACTGTTTGGGCCGGAAAGAAACCAATGGACCGACTGAGACTGACCGTCGACCAATCGAAGGCTCTCCTTGTGAGCTTTGCTCGCCGTTCGGTTGCCCAGGATAAGAGCCAAATGGACCCCACGTTCCAACGCGTGATTGCGGAGGTGAGGTTGCAGCGCCAACAGAAAATGGAGCTGTTCCAAAAGATTCGCCAGCAGTTCCAGCTCTCCGTACTCACCGGTCCCTTCTTCGACAAGAATCCCAAATACGAAGTCAATGAAGACTATTGGAATGTGCCGGATATCGTGGATGAAGACATGGTGAAGTTTCAGCACAATATCGACCTGCTTGCAGATATACCCACCGTTTCTTCAGaaaatagaaaagaaaatttgtAGCTGCTATCCACTTttaatgcaaatgaaagtaCAAATATTTCTTagaaatatacatacatacattttgATAACGTGATATAATAAAGTAATTATATAccttttggtaaattgtaaaCTATTTTCTATGTTTTTCTTAGCAGAATAACTACTGATGTTTAGGCAATTTAAAATGTGCATAACTTAACatgttttaaatttagaaattgtCCAAATACTGACAGCTGTTTGTGTTTATGATTATGTGATAATGGGCCATTACCAATTTGACAAAAGGTCAATTGCTGGCCAGGGAATCGTGGAAAGGATTGAATCGGATGCCTTGTAATTGGCACTCTTAGCCGGTGTAATAAATTACCCAAAATCCGGGCAGCGACCAAGTCGAATCCAATTGAGCAAATGTGATTGCCAGGTCATCATTACCATCGTCCATCGTCCATTGCCCATCAGATATCAAGCTCCGACTGTCTCCGGGGGCTCATGGGCATTTTgctaatgaaaatgtttattcAAATTTACGTCAATGGATGTGTTTACACGAATGACCATCAATCTACATAAATAAACGCAAGTGCTGGGCGAGAGAGTAGTATGTAGTATGGGTGCATGTGGCATGGAATGTCGCACAGTGTATTGTTCTTGGCTCGGCATTgttcaacaatttgtttaatgaGAAAACTAATAAATCAAATGCGCCGTC is part of the Drosophila sechellia strain sech25 chromosome 3R, ASM438219v1, whole genome shotgun sequence genome and encodes:
- the LOC6607020 gene encoding uncharacterized protein LOC6607020, which gives rise to MDPLRRNPLLEITKCEMCFRLVYHFPTGLCARCFTVWAGKKPMDRLRLTVDQSKALLVSFARRSVAQDKSQMDPTFQRVIAEVRLQRQQKMELFQKIRQQFQLSVLTGPFFDKNPKYEVNEDYWNVPDIVDEDMVKFQHNIDLLADIPTVSSENRKENL